Proteins from a single region of Theobroma cacao cultivar B97-61/B2 chromosome 10, Criollo_cocoa_genome_V2, whole genome shotgun sequence:
- the LOC18586733 gene encoding uncharacterized protein LOC18586733, producing MHKGISLILLIGLLAWTYQAIQPPPPKICGSPGGPPVTVTRIKLRDGRHLAYKEHGLSKEMAKHKIIFVHGFSSCRHDEVIVANLSLELVEELGVYSVSFDRPGYGESDPDPRRTLKSLALDIEELADQLRLGPKFYIIGFSMGGQSVWGCLKYIPHRLAGATLLAPVINYWWPGFPANLSTEAYYQQLPQDQWALRVAHYLPFLVYWWNTQKLFPASAVQARRREIFSPQDIQLLPKIAYRENHRAVVSQQGVFESLHRDMRIGFGKWEFDPLDLESPFPNNEGSVHLWMGDEDGFVPVILQRYIAKRLPWIQYHELPGAGHLFPYADGMSEAIIRALLVGQK from the exons ATGCACAAGGGAATTTCACTCATCTTATTAATCGGTTTGCTGGCATGGACATATCAGGCCATCCAGCCTCCACCTCCCAAGATCTGTGGATCTCCAGGTGGCCCTCCCGTTACAGTAACTAGAATAAAACTGAGGGATGGAAGGCATCTGGCCTACAAGGAACATGGTCTATCAAAAGAAATGGCCAAACATAAGATCATCTTTGTTCATGGATTTTCTAGTTGCAGACATGATGAAGTCATTGTGGCAAACCTCTCCCTG GAACTTGTTGAGGAACTAGGGGTATACAGTGTGTCCTTTGATAGACCAGGGTATGGAGAAAGTGATCCTGATCCAAGGCGAACACTGAAGAGTTTGGCCCTTGACATCGAAGAGCTTGCTGATCAGTTGAGACTTGGACCCAAATTTTACATAATTGGATTTTCTATGGGAGGCCAATCTGTGTGGGGCTGCCTTAAATACATACCTCATAG ACTAGCAGGAGCAACGCTATTGGCACCAGTTATCAACTATTGGTGGCCTGGCTTTCCTGCCAATTTATCTACAGAAGCATACTACCAGCAGCTTCCCCAAGACCAATGGGCCCTGCGTGTTGCTCACTATCTCCCATTCTTGGTCTATTGGTGGAACACTCAAAAGCTTTTTCCCGCATCCGCTGTACAAGCCCGTAGACGTGAAATTTTCTCCCCTCAGGATATCCAACTCCTACCTAAAATCGCTTATAGAGAAAATCACAGG GCAGTTGTAAGTCAGCAAGGAGTATTTGAGTCCTTGCATCGTGACATGAGGATTGGTTTTGGGAAGTGGGAATTCGATCCCCTTGATCTCGAGTCTCCTTTCCCAAACAATGAAGGCTCTGTTCACCTTTGGATGGGGGATGAGGACGGCTTTGTACCAGTTATCCTTCAACGCTACATTGCCAAAAGACTTCCATGGATTCAGTACCACGAATTACCAGGTGCTGGCCATTTGTTTCCATATGCTGATGGAATGAGTGAAGCTATCATAAGGGCCCTTCTGGTTGGACAGAAGTAG